From one Melioribacteraceae bacterium genomic stretch:
- a CDS encoding deoxyhypusine synthase, with amino-acid sequence MATKKDYLKDVIKHIDIKEHNVVKLVDSMGEMAFSARDLHRAAKIYEMMLEDKDNTVILTLAGSLFSAGLKKVVFDMIENNMVDAIVSTGAIMVDQDFFEALGFKHYIGTPFSDDNELRDLHIDRIYDTYIDEDELRICDDTTAAIFDSLEPRPYSSRELLWEFGKYLENNGGPKVNDSVVYAAYKNNVPIFVPAFSDCSAGFGIVMHQHKNPEKHLSFDSGKDFLEITKIKLESKETGIFMIGGGVPKNFTQDIVVAADILSEDAPMHKYAVQITVADVRDGALSSSTLKEASSWGKVSQSYEQMVYSEATLAMPLIAGYAYHKGAYKGRSKKELNNLFKKVATTV; translated from the coding sequence ATGGCAACAAAAAAAGATTATTTAAAAGATGTGATTAAGCATATCGATATCAAAGAACACAATGTCGTAAAACTTGTTGATTCTATGGGCGAAATGGCTTTTAGTGCGAGAGACTTACATCGTGCCGCAAAGATTTATGAAATGATGCTCGAGGATAAAGACAACACAGTAATCTTAACCTTAGCGGGCAGTTTATTCAGTGCGGGTTTAAAAAAGGTTGTCTTCGATATGATCGAAAATAATATGGTTGATGCAATTGTATCAACCGGTGCAATTATGGTTGATCAAGATTTCTTTGAAGCACTCGGATTCAAACATTATATCGGAACACCTTTCTCCGATGATAATGAATTACGCGATCTTCATATCGACAGAATTTACGACACTTACATCGATGAAGATGAATTAAGAATTTGTGATGATACGACAGCAGCAATATTTGATAGTCTTGAACCACGACCTTATTCATCACGCGAATTACTGTGGGAATTCGGTAAATATTTAGAAAATAACGGTGGACCGAAAGTTAATGACAGTGTTGTTTATGCAGCTTATAAAAATAATGTACCGATCTTCGTTCCGGCATTTTCGGATTGTTCAGCCGGATTTGGAATTGTGATGCATCAGCACAAAAATCCCGAAAAACATTTATCATTCGATTCCGGTAAAGACTTCTTAGAAATCACAAAGATAAAATTAGAAAGTAAAGAAACCGGCATATTTATGATTGGCGGTGGAGTTCCGAAAAACTTTACTCAAGATATTGTTGTAGCCGCAGATATTTTAAGCGAAGATGCTCCAATGCACAAATACGCAGTTCAAATTACAGTAGCCGATGTTCGTGATGGCGCGCTATCAAGTTCTACTTTGAAAGAAGCTTCATCATGGGGTAAGGTATCTCAATCTTATGAGCAAATGGTTTATAGTGAAGCAACTCTTGCAATGCCATTGATTGCCGGATATGCTTACCATAAAGGTGCTTACAAAGGAAGAAGTAAGAAGGAATTGAATAATTTGTTTAAGAAAGTAGCTACAACAGTTTAA
- a CDS encoding YCF48-related protein, with translation MKQIILLFAIGFLLVSTSTNAQWERSLLYPNSAGAHSVKFIDQYNGFVAGATGSVFRTTDKGKTWINCSIPTATNFYSVSAVSQLNFWVGGRGGAIYGTNDGGLTWNDYSVSINGDINSIFFIDASFGFAVSNYGDLLKTTDGGANWVTKFTYTYFADIFFINSQVGWAVADGVWKTNDGGENWTRTVSLFNGLTSIYFLDENVGYFTGSWITGIGGGIFKTTDGGSTISIIYDGTMNSVNFIDYNIGWAVGPYYSVLKTTNAGIDWEDHTPDFITDNKNTFNISTPSTPTGYFTDENTGYVTGSGLLQTYDGGNSWRRQSFQLSGLNSVHAQNQNTCWAVGGPGILKTGDDGESWAITTPESFPFNMTPSFYDIHFVNSTHGWVCGGNGFIFKTTNGGVDWVEQSSYENRLLRTIFFTDQNNGWAAGTDISFNDALLSTNDGGLNWIDRDMGTTDDFSSLLFVNPNVGWLASDLRLYKTTSGGADWIENTSNITQTKSIFFINEHIGWAAGYKLYKTIDGGANWNETARPLPIGWQTNIIYEIYFSDESKGWAGTADGIYYTSDGGNSWVKQGEYSYTYSISFTDQNYGWAIGTSEQIDGYGYSTILKTTNGGGAGGGEPEQRVVLDEKFDGAQFPPNSWTINQTHQTNTWIAGNITDHNFSSIDPTNVNSAYCPWIAADQDEWLITPSFALATGAATIEFYSGYSTAWLSSATLKLLISIDGGTNWTQIWEADNDGQPWSWRYQNVDITQYANNPNMKLAWQYVGNDGDVAAIDNVKLTGFVTVTEIEEDIERIPLQYELSQNYPNPFNPSTKISYSIPNSGKVKLVIYDVLGREVKTLVNQEQHAGTYTVDFNADRLSSGVYFYRLTSGQFSETRKLLLLR, from the coding sequence ATGAAACAAATAATACTTCTTTTTGCGATTGGTTTTTTGCTCGTCAGTACAAGCACTAATGCACAATGGGAAAGATCATTATTATACCCAAATAGTGCGGGTGCTCATTCTGTTAAGTTCATTGATCAATATAATGGATTTGTTGCGGGAGCCACTGGGTCTGTCTTTAGGACAACCGATAAAGGGAAAACATGGATTAACTGCTCAATACCGACTGCCACAAATTTTTATTCTGTATCGGCAGTATCACAATTAAATTTTTGGGTTGGGGGGAGAGGGGGCGCAATCTATGGAACAAATGATGGTGGGTTGACTTGGAACGATTACTCGGTAAGTATTAATGGAGATATTAATTCTATATTTTTCATTGATGCTAGTTTCGGGTTTGCAGTAAGTAATTATGGTGATTTACTTAAAACCACCGACGGTGGTGCAAATTGGGTCACAAAATTTACATACACATATTTCGCTGATATCTTTTTTATAAATTCACAAGTCGGTTGGGCAGTAGCCGACGGAGTTTGGAAGACTAATGATGGGGGAGAGAACTGGACGAGAACTGTTTCATTATTTAATGGACTTACCAGTATCTACTTTCTCGATGAAAATGTTGGATATTTTACAGGTAGTTGGATCACTGGTATTGGTGGTGGAATTTTCAAAACAACCGATGGTGGTTCAACAATAAGTATTATTTATGATGGAACGATGAACTCAGTGAATTTTATTGACTACAACATTGGATGGGCCGTAGGGCCTTATTATAGTGTATTGAAAACTACAAATGCTGGAATTGATTGGGAAGACCATACTCCTGATTTTATTACTGACAATAAAAATACATTTAATATTTCCACCCCTTCAACTCCTACCGGTTATTTTACAGATGAAAATACTGGATATGTAACGGGTTCAGGGCTATTACAAACTTATGATGGCGGTAATTCCTGGCGACGTCAATCCTTTCAATTGAGTGGGTTAAATTCAGTTCATGCTCAAAATCAAAATACTTGTTGGGCAGTAGGAGGCCCAGGTATTCTTAAGACCGGAGATGACGGTGAATCATGGGCAATTACAACTCCAGAATCATTTCCTTTTAACATGACCCCTTCCTTTTATGACATTCATTTTGTCAATAGTACCCACGGCTGGGTATGCGGAGGAAATGGGTTTATATTTAAAACAACTAACGGTGGTGTTGACTGGGTTGAACAATCCAGTTATGAAAACAGACTACTAAGAACGATTTTCTTTACAGATCAAAATAATGGTTGGGCAGCAGGCACAGATATTTCATTTAATGATGCCTTGTTGAGTACTAACGATGGAGGTTTAAATTGGATTGACAGAGATATGGGTACAACCGATGATTTTAGTTCATTACTTTTTGTCAATCCAAATGTTGGTTGGCTTGCCTCAGATCTTAGATTATACAAAACGACCAGCGGTGGAGCTGATTGGATAGAGAATACATCAAATATTACACAGACAAAGTCAATTTTCTTTATAAATGAACATATTGGATGGGCAGCCGGATATAAATTATATAAAACAATTGATGGAGGTGCAAACTGGAATGAAACAGCTAGACCATTGCCAATAGGATGGCAAACTAATATAATTTACGAAATCTATTTTAGTGATGAATCCAAAGGATGGGCTGGTACAGCTGATGGAATTTATTACACAAGCGATGGCGGCAATAGTTGGGTAAAGCAAGGTGAATACTCATACACGTATTCCATTTCATTCACTGATCAAAATTATGGTTGGGCAATTGGTACCAGCGAGCAGATCGATGGTTATGGTTATTCAACAATCCTTAAGACAACAAACGGTGGTGGAGCAGGAGGCGGCGAACCTGAGCAAAGAGTAGTGCTAGACGAAAAATTTGACGGTGCACAATTCCCGCCAAATAGCTGGACAATAAATCAAACTCATCAAACAAATACATGGATAGCTGGAAACATAACAGATCACAACTTTAGTTCAATCGATCCGACAAACGTGAATTCAGCATACTGTCCATGGATAGCTGCGGATCAAGATGAATGGTTAATTACTCCCTCATTTGCATTAGCAACGGGTGCAGCAACTATTGAATTCTATTCCGGTTATAGTACTGCGTGGTTAAGTTCTGCAACATTAAAACTTCTTATCTCCATAGATGGAGGAACAAATTGGACTCAAATTTGGGAAGCTGATAACGATGGACAGCCATGGAGTTGGAGATATCAAAATGTTGACATAACACAGTATGCAAATAACCCGAATATGAAATTAGCATGGCAATATGTAGGCAATGATGGAGATGTTGCAGCAATCGATAATGTAAAACTAACCGGATTTGTAACTGTAACTGAAATTGAAGAAGATATTGAAAGAATTCCACTTCAATATGAACTATCACAAAACTATCCGAATCCATTTAATCCAAGTACAAAAATAAGTTATTCAATCCCAAACAGCGGAAAAGTTAAGTTAGTGATTTATGATGTTTTGGGAAGAGAAGTAAAAACATTAGTAAACCAAGAACAGCATGCCGGAACGTACACAGTAGATTTTAATGCAGATAGATTATCAAGCGGGGTTTATTTTTACAGATTGACATCGGGACAGTTTAGTGAAACTAGGAAACTGTTACTGCTCAGATAG
- a CDS encoding UPF0158 family protein — translation MRSISLEDIINELELISDDGLSFLHKLSGELIHLSSHEQKNPIKAKTDSSKEDFAETDYLKLPTKKEINEHELMLNFLRNNPNQDIYEEVAKLENEHNTNYWQLRNLILHFNIGNEWYKYKRDVFKKIAIDWCNKNIESMPQSILPEIQISTNINYS, via the coding sequence ATGAGAAGTATAAGTCTTGAAGATATTATTAATGAATTAGAACTTATCTCCGATGATGGTCTTTCTTTTCTTCATAAACTGTCAGGTGAATTAATTCACCTTAGTAGTCATGAACAAAAAAATCCTATCAAAGCCAAAACTGATTCAAGTAAAGAAGATTTTGCTGAAACCGATTATTTGAAACTCCCTACCAAAAAAGAAATTAACGAACATGAATTGATGCTAAACTTTCTCCGCAATAATCCAAACCAAGATATATACGAAGAAGTAGCAAAATTAGAGAATGAACATAATACCAATTACTGGCAGCTCAGAAATTTAATTCTGCACTTCAACATCGGTAACGAATGGTATAAATATAAAAGAGACGTATTCAAGAAAATCGCGATTGATTGGTGTAATAAAAACATTGAGAGTATGCCACAAAGCATTCTTCCAGAAATTCAGATTAGTACTAATATAAATTACTCTTAA
- a CDS encoding LuxR C-terminal-related transcriptional regulator codes for MNDEIQLMHEVWSKVQNEQSSSTELAQINFDEILSSIFSSGPCYSYIIDFNNMSLSHLSKSFELIHGINPNEIKNIDDILNLTHPNDIEFVTKAEEKALNFIISEIGADKFTKYKGSYNFRLQVADGSYELFNHQALVVSMDENYKFIKSLNIHTNINHLTKTNNYKFSLIGLMDEPSYLNLDIDTTKHENAGDHSPPIVFTKREIEIIKLLSEGNKTKTIAEKLFISQATVETHRKNILHKSGCKNSVELVSKSLAEGWI; via the coding sequence ATGAATGATGAAATTCAACTTATGCATGAAGTGTGGAGTAAAGTTCAAAATGAACAGAGCTCATCAACTGAATTAGCACAAATCAACTTTGATGAAATTCTTAGTTCCATATTCTCTTCAGGCCCTTGCTATTCCTATATAATAGATTTCAATAATATGAGCCTCTCACACTTAAGTAAAAGTTTTGAACTTATTCATGGAATTAATCCAAATGAGATTAAGAATATAGATGATATTTTGAATCTAACACATCCAAACGATATCGAATTTGTGACCAAAGCCGAAGAGAAAGCGTTGAATTTTATAATCTCCGAAATCGGAGCTGACAAATTCACTAAATACAAAGGATCGTATAATTTTAGATTACAAGTTGCTGATGGAAGCTATGAGTTATTTAATCACCAAGCATTGGTCGTCAGCATGGATGAAAATTATAAATTCATCAAGTCACTTAATATACATACGAACATTAATCATCTTACAAAAACAAATAATTACAAATTTTCTTTGATTGGTTTAATGGATGAACCATCTTACCTAAATTTAGATATTGATACAACAAAACATGAAAATGCTGGTGATCATAGTCCGCCAATCGTCTTTACTAAGAGGGAAATAGAAATTATAAAACTTCTATCTGAAGGAAATAAAACAAAAACTATCGCGGAAAAACTTTTCATTTCACAAGCTACTGTTGAAACACATCGAAAAAATATCTTACATAAGTCGGGTTGCAAAAATTCGGTTGAATTGGTTTCTAAAAGTTTGGCTGAAGGCTGGATTTAA
- a CDS encoding S8 family serine peptidase, translated as MKKQLFIIVFSLFYLLIPAQIIDQVEFSKSNSERILLQQENYIQLTEAQQSKILSGKLIEKISAKKYQLSKGEITQSQSFTKVVLYFDSIPTELQKEILYAEGLDCYWELWTPPSENHPYGFIVAAMPVNKFENTISFDFIKKIDTAEHESIPHNNNGNQSIGAPQVWNLGYDGSGVTVGVLDSGLDSYYMGSDLPSSYTAMDYWDYPNIDPDVENITSGHGTHVVGSVLGRGTLSAGHSHVNNGQGPFTGVAPGADLVFLKIGGDASSSASSAAEIAAMDAAVSVYNVDVLSMSYGGWNTFHDGSEAIEQKADWVYDQGVPFFISAGNSAAQGRHYSGTVNANSSTNFIQVNFADPGDADATLWFNLVWYDGLGTRNNLSLEYYDASFNKLNDVVQDQNPFESLRGTESRYSHYNFYIRQAGTYYLKVVNNSSSNQFFHIYDDWGSYTTFQNPDQDYTIGSPASADYAYAVGAYVSREMWTDVNGSSWYYSGNTLNGIANFSSRGPRVDGHQKPNITAPGHVVLSLRDTDVYTSISTSWIDNDGVAGGDANYYKMQGTSMACPMAAGAAALLLQKNPSLTPSQIYSAFTNNTNTTGLSSLPNSIFGYGRLDIYEAVTNTGGGGGGTEERIVIDEKFETTTFPPQGWTRIQLQAVNTWNAGNVVDYNFNTIDPTSTYSAICQWMAADQDEWLITPSFALASGDATIEFYSGYSTAWLSAATLKLHISTNGGSSWTKIWEAVNDGQSWGWRYQNVSITQYANNSNIKLAWQYVGNDGDIVAIDNIKLTGFVTVTDIKEEDEKIPVNYSLSQNYPNPFNPSTKINYAIPASSKVNLVVYDVLGRTVKVLVNEFQNAGTYSIDFNAESLSSGVYFYRIRADQFSETKKLILLR; from the coding sequence ATGAAAAAACAACTATTCATTATAGTTTTTTCTCTATTCTACTTGCTCATCCCAGCGCAGATCATAGATCAAGTTGAATTTTCAAAATCAAATTCTGAACGAATTTTGTTACAGCAGGAGAATTACATTCAACTAACCGAAGCACAACAAAGTAAAATATTGAGTGGTAAACTCATTGAAAAGATAAGTGCGAAGAAATATCAGCTTTCAAAAGGAGAAATCACTCAAAGCCAAAGTTTTACAAAAGTAGTTTTGTATTTTGATTCAATACCAACGGAATTACAAAAGGAAATTCTTTATGCGGAAGGACTCGATTGTTATTGGGAATTATGGACTCCTCCTTCGGAAAATCATCCTTATGGATTTATCGTTGCCGCAATGCCTGTTAATAAATTTGAAAACACAATCTCATTTGATTTTATTAAAAAGATTGATACCGCAGAACATGAATCTATCCCTCATAATAATAATGGTAATCAAAGCATAGGCGCACCACAAGTTTGGAACTTGGGTTATGATGGTTCCGGTGTTACGGTTGGTGTGCTGGATTCAGGACTTGATTCTTATTATATGGGAAGCGATTTACCTAGCTCATATACGGCAATGGATTATTGGGATTATCCGAATATAGATCCCGATGTTGAGAACATTACATCAGGGCACGGCACACATGTTGTCGGATCAGTTTTGGGAAGAGGAACTTTATCTGCTGGTCATTCACATGTAAATAACGGGCAAGGTCCATTTACCGGTGTCGCACCCGGAGCTGATTTAGTATTCTTAAAAATTGGTGGTGATGCATCTTCATCAGCTTCAAGTGCTGCTGAAATTGCCGCAATGGATGCCGCAGTTAGTGTTTATAATGTTGATGTTCTTTCCATGAGTTACGGTGGATGGAATACTTTTCATGACGGAAGCGAAGCAATTGAACAAAAAGCTGATTGGGTTTATGACCAAGGAGTACCATTTTTTATTTCGGCTGGAAACTCTGCCGCACAAGGAAGACATTATTCCGGTACCGTAAACGCTAACAGTTCAACTAATTTTATACAAGTTAATTTTGCCGATCCCGGTGATGCTGACGCGACTCTTTGGTTTAATCTTGTTTGGTATGATGGTTTGGGAACGAGAAATAATTTATCACTTGAATATTATGATGCTTCGTTTAATAAATTGAATGATGTGGTTCAAGATCAAAATCCATTTGAAAGTCTGAGAGGAACAGAATCAAGATATTCGCATTATAATTTTTACATAAGACAAGCAGGCACATATTATTTGAAAGTCGTAAATAACTCATCAAGCAATCAATTCTTTCATATTTATGATGACTGGGGTTCCTATACAACGTTTCAAAATCCCGATCAAGATTACACAATTGGAAGTCCGGCAAGTGCTGATTATGCATACGCAGTTGGAGCTTACGTATCAAGAGAAATGTGGACGGATGTTAATGGGAGTTCATGGTATTACTCCGGTAATACTTTAAATGGAATAGCTAATTTCTCAAGCCGAGGTCCGAGAGTTGATGGTCACCAAAAACCAAATATTACTGCCCCAGGGCATGTTGTTCTCTCTCTTAGAGATACTGATGTTTATACCAGCATTTCGACTTCTTGGATTGATAATGATGGAGTTGCCGGTGGAGATGCAAACTATTATAAGATGCAAGGCACAAGCATGGCATGTCCAATGGCAGCGGGAGCGGCAGCGTTATTACTTCAGAAAAATCCATCATTAACGCCATCACAAATTTATTCTGCTTTTACAAACAACACCAATACAACAGGTCTCTCATCACTACCAAACTCAATTTTTGGATACGGCAGATTGGATATTTATGAAGCAGTCACTAATACAGGAGGCGGCGGTGGAGGAACAGAAGAGCGAATTGTTATTGATGAAAAATTTGAAACAACTACTTTTCCACCCCAAGGCTGGACCAGAATTCAGCTGCAGGCGGTAAATACGTGGAATGCCGGTAATGTTGTAGATTATAATTTTAATACTATTGATCCTACAAGCACTTACTCGGCTATTTGTCAGTGGATGGCAGCAGATCAAGATGAGTGGTTAATCACTCCAAGTTTTGCTTTAGCTTCCGGTGATGCAACAATAGAATTTTACTCCGGCTACAGCACAGCATGGTTAAGTGCAGCAACTTTAAAACTTCACATTTCTACAAATGGCGGATCGAGTTGGACAAAAATTTGGGAAGCTGTTAATGACGGTCAATCATGGGGCTGGAGATACCAAAATGTAAGTATAACACAATATGCAAATAATTCTAATATAAAATTAGCTTGGCAATATGTTGGTAATGATGGGGATATTGTTGCAATAGACAATATTAAATTAACCGGCTTTGTAACTGTCACAGACATAAAAGAAGAAGATGAAAAAATCCCGGTTAATTATTCACTTTCTCAAAACTATCCAAATCCGTTTAATCCGAGTACAAAAATTAATTATGCAATTCCGGCGAGCAGTAAAGTGAATCTTGTAGTTTATGATGTATTAGGAAGAACTGTAAAAGTATTAGTTAATGAATTTCAGAATGCGGGAACATATTCTATTGATTTTAATGCTGAAAGTTTATCAAGCGGTGTGTATTTTTATCGTATACGTGCAGATCAGTTTTCTGAAACAAAGAAACTGATTTTGCTCAGGTAG
- a CDS encoding T9SS type A sorting domain-containing protein, with protein sequence MNQSKFSSYLFSIALFLLLANSFVAQSVNWISTWEPDKTVFYHSSVSDPNGNIYTSAYTWDEGTQFSAIEIIKVSSSGSVVWEKSIKLSTGFFNDTKMFYANLNDKLYVWHDKKVTVFSSSGDSLTSFTVNYGVNDRIFVDDEENVFVTFTCTEHEGGAQGFGAAKFSPAGLLIWDSVLREVSNGRIMNSEMDSHKNIYLMGNEYTQTGTKGVVIKLNENGFQHWQNEHTGYDELNDMTLGTDNSVYITGMSNSEVWMLSRYDSTGVLSWNRFNTNPQSTHEGISLKQTPSGILLAASDQVPPIGNVLLLYHYSSTGDLLLTYEPSSPAISFYYDGYGDPNGIYMHYDGNIYVSTNVMINNLNHYALTKVNSSGELIGYSYIEAQQGYFYSSLREAFHKAGSITQVISEPNPDGNGGRIKYINFPTTITSVEDEETVQKEFSLSQNYPNPFNPTTTINFSIPEYQFITLKVYDIIGREVKSLVNETKSPGTYEIEFDGSDLSSGTYYYKLTMGSHFEIRKMVLLK encoded by the coding sequence ATGAACCAATCTAAATTCTCTTCTTATCTTTTTAGTATTGCTCTCTTTTTGCTTCTTGCAAATTCATTTGTTGCTCAATCAGTAAATTGGATTTCGACTTGGGAACCTGATAAAACAGTTTTTTATCACTCTTCGGTTTCTGATCCTAACGGTAATATTTATACCTCAGCATATACATGGGATGAAGGAACACAATTTAGCGCCATCGAAATAATAAAAGTATCGAGTAGTGGAAGCGTTGTTTGGGAGAAAAGTATAAAACTTTCCACCGGTTTTTTTAATGATACTAAAATGTTCTACGCTAACTTGAATGATAAATTATATGTATGGCATGACAAAAAAGTTACTGTTTTTTCATCTTCAGGTGATTCACTAACTAGTTTTACAGTTAACTATGGTGTTAATGATAGAATTTTTGTTGATGATGAAGAAAATGTATTTGTGACATTTACTTGTACAGAACATGAAGGTGGTGCACAGGGCTTTGGAGCCGCAAAATTCAGCCCCGCCGGGTTGTTGATTTGGGATTCAGTTTTGAGAGAAGTCTCTAATGGCAGAATAATGAACAGCGAAATGGATTCACATAAAAATATTTATTTGATGGGTAATGAGTATACGCAGACAGGTACTAAGGGAGTTGTTATTAAACTGAATGAAAACGGTTTTCAACACTGGCAAAATGAACACACGGGTTATGATGAACTAAATGACATGACTCTTGGGACAGATAATTCTGTTTACATAACAGGCATGTCGAATTCAGAAGTTTGGATGTTGAGCCGCTATGATTCAACAGGAGTATTAAGTTGGAACAGATTCAATACTAATCCCCAAAGTACACATGAGGGAATTTCATTAAAGCAAACTCCTTCCGGTATTTTATTGGCAGCTTCAGATCAAGTTCCGCCTATTGGAAATGTATTGCTATTATACCATTACAGTTCCACGGGCGATTTACTATTAACATATGAACCATCTTCACCGGCAATTTCATTTTACTACGATGGTTATGGCGATCCAAATGGAATATACATGCACTATGATGGAAATATTTATGTTTCCACAAATGTTATGATTAATAATCTTAATCATTATGCTCTTACTAAAGTAAATAGCTCAGGAGAATTGATTGGTTATTCATATATTGAAGCACAGCAAGGATATTTTTATTCATCTTTAAGAGAAGCATTTCATAAAGCCGGAAGCATAACACAAGTCATAAGTGAACCCAATCCGGATGGAAACGGTGGAAGGATTAAGTATATAAACTTTCCAACAACCATTACCTCGGTTGAAGATGAAGAAACAGTTCAGAAAGAATTTTCATTATCGCAGAACTATCCTAATCCTTTTAATCCAACAACCACTATTAATTTTTCAATTCCCGAATATCAATTCATAACGCTAAAAGTGTATGACATTATTGGCAGAGAAGTGAAGAGTTTGGTAAATGAAACTAAATCGCCAGGAACTTATGAAATAGAATTTGATGGCTCAGATTTGTCAAGTGGGACTTATTATTACAAATTAACTATGGGTAGTCATTTTGAAATTCGCAAGATGGTTTTATTAAAATAA
- a CDS encoding aminopeptidase P family protein, with protein MFSTQTYIERRKSLKEKVGSGLLLIPGNEEAPMNYPANTYTYRQDSTFLYYFGLDRAGLFGVIDIDNDKDILFGYDYTIDDIVWMGPQSKIADGAKAVGVNETLPIANLEDYLAKSKSSGKTIHFLPQYRFQNKMRFEKLLGIKSFEIDNNRSEIFTRSVIEQRSVKSDAEINEIEYALDISYEMNTTAMKLANPGIKEREVYGRLNGIANSMGCGVSFPVICSIHGETLHNHHYNNTMKDGDLLLIDSGAESLLHYASDITRTFPVNGKYTSKQNEVYNVVLDSQLKAIESIKPGIRFREVHLAAAEVIASGLRDLGLMKGDPKEAVANGAHALFFPHGLGHAMGLDVHDLEGLGENLVGYDKSTKRSDQFGLAYLRFAKDLQPGYVLTVEPGIYFIPELIDMWKSENKLSNFINYEKVEEYKGFGGIRIEDDIVVTDSGCRVLGKKLIPKSIEDVEKVCFED; from the coding sequence ATGTTCAGCACACAGACCTATATCGAGAGAAGAAAATCGCTAAAAGAGAAAGTTGGTTCAGGATTGCTTTTAATCCCCGGAAATGAAGAAGCACCGATGAATTATCCGGCTAATACTTATACTTACCGACAAGATAGTACATTTTTATACTATTTTGGATTAGATAGGGCAGGACTCTTTGGTGTTATTGATATTGATAATGACAAAGACATTTTATTCGGTTATGATTATACGATTGACGATATTGTTTGGATGGGTCCTCAATCAAAAATTGCAGATGGAGCGAAAGCTGTTGGAGTGAATGAAACTTTACCTATTGCAAATCTTGAAGATTATTTAGCCAAATCAAAGTCGAGCGGAAAAACAATCCACTTTTTACCGCAGTATAGATTTCAAAACAAAATGAGATTTGAAAAATTACTCGGCATAAAAAGTTTTGAAATAGACAACAATAGATCTGAGATATTTACTAGATCAGTTATTGAACAACGCTCGGTTAAAAGTGATGCGGAAATTAACGAAATAGAATATGCTCTTGACATAAGTTACGAGATGAACACGACTGCAATGAAATTGGCGAATCCAGGAATAAAAGAACGTGAAGTTTATGGTAGATTAAATGGTATTGCAAATTCTATGGGATGTGGAGTTTCATTTCCGGTTATTTGTTCAATTCATGGTGAAACACTGCATAATCATCATTATAATAATACAATGAAGGATGGCGATTTATTGTTAATTGATTCGGGAGCCGAATCGCTTCTTCATTACGCTAGCGATATAACAAGAACTTTTCCCGTAAACGGAAAATATACAAGTAAACAAAACGAAGTTTATAATGTAGTTCTCGATTCACAACTTAAAGCGATCGAATCTATAAAGCCCGGAATTAGATTTAGAGAAGTTCATCTTGCAGCCGCAGAAGTAATTGCATCAGGTTTACGCGATCTTGGTTTGATGAAAGGTGATCCAAAAGAAGCTGTTGCTAATGGCGCACATGCGTTGTTCTTTCCACATGGTCTTGGTCATGCAATGGGCTTGGATGTGCATGATCTTGAAGGTTTAGGTGAAAATCTTGTCGGTTATGATAAATCTACCAAAAGAAGCGATCAATTCGGATTAGCTTATTTACGTTTCGCGAAAGATTTACAACCCGGTTACGTGTTAACTGTGGAACCTGGAATTTATTTTATTCCGGAATTAATCGATATGTGGAAATCTGAAAATAAACTTTCCAACTTTATTAATTATGAAAAAGTTGAAGAGTATAAAGGCTTTGGCGGTATCAGAATTGAAGACGATATTGTTGTTACCGATTCAGGTTGCAGAGTTTTAGGCAAAAAATTAATTCCTAAATCGATTGAAGATGTAGAAAAAGTTTGCTTTGAGGACTAA